A segment of the Micromonospora sediminicola genome:
GTGACGGTGGCCGGGGAGTCGTCGCCGGCAGCGGCGCAAGAAGCCTCTGCGATCGCAACCGCTTCGCGGGGGTCGCCGCCAACTGTCTGATACGCCAGGAAAGCCAGCGCGTTGCCAGCGAGGTGAGGTGCTTGCGCTTGATTGGCTATCCCGTGACTTTCGCCGTATAGCCGCTTCGATAGGTCCAGGTTGCCCGCGTCGAACGCAGCCCAGCCAGCTTGTTGCGCCTGTTCCGCAAGAATTGCGAGCAGGCGCTGTTGGACCGTCTCGGTGTAGGTGCCGCCCGCCACGAGCTTCTTGGTCATCTCGTATTCGGACAGATACAGGCGAACGGTGTCGCCGCCTCCGAGGACGTCATCGAGGCGACGGAGCCTCGCCGTCCGTCGCGCAAGGACCTTCGGCAGCTCCTCGCCGAGCCGCCGCCCGGAGGAGAGGTCAGCGACGTCAACGGCACCGAGCAGGGTGCCGGCACCAACGGCAGACACGCGCAGGAAATCACGCCGATTCACGGTCTCACCTCGGGCATCTTGGGCCATCGCTTGGCTGGCCTCCCAGTCTCGGGGAGCCAAGCCCAGCATATGCCCCGGAATTCGCATGGCATCTGCGATAAGGCTGATCTTTTCGTATGTTGCGATACTGCCCTGTCCACGGGCGAGCGCACCTACTCTTTCGGCCTTGATAGAGCACGCATCCGCAATTCGCGAATAGCTGATGCCAGCCCATTTCCGAGCCAGCATGAACACTGTCCCAAAGTCATGCCGCGCGAGTGCGGCGCGCATGTCCTCGCGCTCCAGGACATGGCGCGGAATAGCTATCCCGCTGACTCGCTGCGACATGAACGCCTCCACCCCGTCGGTAGCTCCTCATCCACATCCGCCAGTGGCCTACCCATCATGGGTACCCCCGCCGGAGGGTCGAAAGAGCACTTCCCAGCCTCGCACTCTTACACCCAGGGATCAATACAGCGCGATGCGTCACCACCTTGACCTGTACTGAGTGAGTCAGTACGGTCAAGTCGGTACTGAGTCGCACCGCTGTCCCACGACAAGGGGAGGTTGGGCATGGCGAAGTCAGGGATGTTCGGTGAGCGCCCGGTGGGCGCGGTGACGCTGGTGGAGACGCCGGTGTCGCGGTCGTACGCGCAGAAGGCTCGGGTGGCGTTCCTCGTCGTGGCGGCGTCCGTCGCTCTGATGGTGGGCGCCACCGCTTCGGTGGCGCTGCCGCTGCCGCTGGCGGTCCTGGTTGGACTGCTGACCGGCGGGGTGTGCGGCTTGGTGGTCGCGTGTGTGGTCCGGGTGTGGCCGGCGCTGCGGGTGCTGTGGTGGTGGGCGGTCGAGATCGTCGCTGCGGTCACGGTGTTCGTAGGCATGGCGTACCTGTCTCGGGCGACGCATCCGGCGGTGCCGCTGGTGCTCCTGGCCGTGGTGCTGGGTGTGCTCTTCGGCGTCGGTCGGTTTCGTCGGCGGGTGTCGGCGTGGGTGTGGTGCGTGGTGGTGCGTCACCGGCTGCGGCTCTGCTTCACGGAGTTCATCCGGTCGGCGTCGCGGCTGCACCCGGGTCGACTGCCGCTGATCCTGTGGGCGCGGCCGACACCGGCCGGGGAGCGGGTGTGGGTGTGGCTGCGGCCGGGCCTGGACCTGACGGACCTGGACGGCAAGGCGGACAAGCTCGCGGTGGCCTGCTGGGCGGGTGAGGCGCGGATGGTCCGCGCGTCAGCCCGGCATGCCGCGTTGGTGCGGGTCGACATCACCCGTCGTGACCCGTTGACCGGCCTGGTGGCGTCGCCGCTGTCGGCCTGGGTGGCGTGGATGCGCGACGAGGACGCCCCGGTGTCGCCGGCTGTGCCGCCGGTGGACTTGGACCTGCTGGACGTTCCGGAGCCCGCGCCGCCGCAGCAGCGCAGCCCGCGCCGCTGACCTCGAAAACTCGCACACGTTGTGCGACGTGTGCCAGGTGGTGCCGCGCTCGGCGGCGCACCTCGGGAAACCGATCCAGGGAGGATCTGCAATGGCAAACGACACGACCGTGACGGTGGTGGGCAACCTGACCGCCGACCCGGAACTGCGGTTCACCCCGGCTGGGGTGGCGCTGGTGAAGTTCACCGTGGCGTCGACGCCTCGGGTGTTCGACCGGAACGCGGGTGAGTACCGCGACGGTGACCCGCTGTTCCTGACCTGCACCGCGTGGCGGGACCTGGCCGAGCACATCGCCGAGTCCCTGGCCAAGGGCACCCGCGTGGTGGTGGCCGGGCGGCTGCGGCTGTCGCGGTGGGAGAACGAGCAGGGCGAGAAGCGCTCCGCGTACGGCCTGGACGTCGACGAGGTCGGCCCGTCGCTGCGGTTCGCCACGGCGACGGTGAAGAAGATGGCCCGCACCCGCAACGGGGACGGGTTCACTCCGGAGACGCCGGCGGATGACCCGTGGTCGACCGCCGCGCCGGCGTCGGCGGCCTGAGCGGAGATGCGCTGATGTCGACGCTGACCGTTCCCGCCGTACCGGGTGGCATGCCCGCCGATGCGCCCGTGTCGATCTTCGACCCGGTGCATGTCGGGGTGGACGAGTTCGGCCACCCGGTGCGGGTCCCGCTGATCTACCGCAACTTGTTGATCGGTGGGGAACCGGGCGGCGGCAAGTCGACCCTGCTGAACCTGATCGTGGCTCACGCCGCCCTGTCGCTGGACTGCCGGCTGTGCCTGCTCGACGGCAAGCAGGTCGAGTTGGGCCAGTGGAAGAGCTGCGCCGACGTGTTCGTCGGCCCGGACATCACGCATGCCCTGGCCACGCTTCGGCGGATGCAGATCGTGATGGACAACCGGTACGCCTACCTGGAAGTGGCGGGCCGCCGGAAGACCCAGCGCGATGACGTGTTCAGCCCGATCCTCGTCGCCGTCGATGAGATCGCCTACTTCTCGGCCACCGTCGGGGACAAGAAGACCCGGGAGGACTTCGCGGGTCTGCTGCGGGACCTGGTGGCTCGGGGCCGGGCGGTCGGGATCATCGTCGTCGCGGCGACGCAACGACCCTCGTCCGACATCATCCCGACGAGCCTGCGGGACCTGTTCGCCTGGCGGTGCGCATTCCGGTGCACCACCAACGTGTCCTCCGACATCGTCCTGGGGCACGGGTGGGCCGACCGCGGCTGGTCGGCCAACACGATCAGCCCGACCAACCCCGGCGTGGGTCTGCTCATCGCCGAGGGCGGCACCCCGCAACTGATCAAAGCCGCGTACCTCGATGACGCGGCCTGCGCCCGCATCGCCATCCACGCTGCCCGCATGCGGGCTGACCGCAAGGAGCGTGCGGCATGAGTATCCGTATCCGACCCCGGCCGGCCACGTCGCCAACCTGGCCCGCCGCCGATGACCACCTGCCGCACCCGGACTGGTGCGCCCGAGGGCACGCCTGCGGCCTGGGCGAGCATCGGGCACAGCCGGTCACGCTCCGGGTTCCCGGTCGCGGTGTGGTGGTCCTGACCCGCGTGCTGGCCGCCGACGGCAGCCAGCACGCCGAGATCCGCACC
Coding sequences within it:
- a CDS encoding XRE family transcriptional regulator; translation: MEAFMSQRVSGIAIPRHVLEREDMRAALARHDFGTVFMLARKWAGISYSRIADACSIKAERVGALARGQGSIATYEKISLIADAMRIPGHMLGLAPRDWEASQAMAQDARGETVNRRDFLRVSAVGAGTLLGAVDVADLSSGRRLGEELPKVLARRTARLRRLDDVLGGGDTVRLYLSEYEMTKKLVAGGTYTETVQQRLLAILAEQAQQAGWAAFDAGNLDLSKRLYGESHGIANQAQAPHLAGNALAFLAYQTVGGDPREAVAIAEASCAAAGDDSPATVTALLHERRAWAHAVVGNARETDAALATARAALARRNATEEPDWSAWVDDQEVTIMTGRCWAELGRPLRAVPLLEDVLAGFDDAHARDKALYSCWLADAYATAGEPEEAARVAGRVLDLSEGVASVRPRQRLDPVLQRLRVHAAVPGVREVLERSRT
- a CDS encoding FtsK/SpoIIIE domain-containing protein produces the protein MSTLTVPAVPGGMPADAPVSIFDPVHVGVDEFGHPVRVPLIYRNLLIGGEPGGGKSTLLNLIVAHAALSLDCRLCLLDGKQVELGQWKSCADVFVGPDITHALATLRRMQIVMDNRYAYLEVAGRRKTQRDDVFSPILVAVDEIAYFSATVGDKKTREDFAGLLRDLVARGRAVGIIVVAATQRPSSDIIPTSLRDLFAWRCAFRCTTNVSSDIVLGHGWADRGWSANTISPTNPGVGLLIAEGGTPQLIKAAYLDDAACARIAIHAARMRADRKERAA
- a CDS encoding single-stranded DNA-binding protein — translated: MANDTTVTVVGNLTADPELRFTPAGVALVKFTVASTPRVFDRNAGEYRDGDPLFLTCTAWRDLAEHIAESLAKGTRVVVAGRLRLSRWENEQGEKRSAYGLDVDEVGPSLRFATATVKKMARTRNGDGFTPETPADDPWSTAAPASAA